From Bdellovibrionales bacterium, one genomic window encodes:
- the carA gene encoding glutamine-hydrolyzing carbamoyl-phosphate synthase small subunit, translated as MTTPLPLQHQNSTPPRDSKEVFPSAVLVLSDGTVFFGSGFGASGKAVGEVCFNTSMTGYQEILTDPSYAGQIITFTFPHIGNVGTNNEDVEAGRVAARGLIVRTDVTEPSNWRSHEPFDAWLKKNNLIGISGIDTRALTVRIRDGGAPNGVICHAPDGVFDLDALKKEAASWAGLDGMDLALEVTCSQSHEWESGIWGQEETAPSLHVVAIDYGAKQNILRCLVSAGCRVTVVPAQTSFEAIAALNPDGVFLSNGPGDPAATGVYAVPVIRDVLAAGIPLFGICLGHQMLGLALGGRTTKMPRGHRGANHPVKDLQTGKVEITSQNHGFMVIPETLPANAEVTHVSLFDGSNEGLRLKDKPAFSVQYHPEASPGPHDSHYLFERFVEMMKNA; from the coding sequence ATGACCACGCCGTTGCCCTTGCAGCACCAAAATAGCACGCCCCCGCGTGATTCAAAAGAAGTTTTCCCGTCCGCCGTCCTCGTTCTTTCCGATGGGACGGTTTTTTTTGGCTCTGGCTTTGGCGCGAGTGGCAAAGCGGTGGGCGAGGTGTGCTTTAACACCTCCATGACAGGGTATCAGGAAATCCTGACCGATCCCAGCTATGCGGGGCAGATTATCACCTTTACCTTTCCCCATATCGGCAACGTTGGCACGAATAATGAGGACGTTGAGGCGGGCCGCGTGGCGGCGCGGGGTCTTATCGTGCGCACGGATGTGACCGAGCCTTCGAATTGGCGCTCGCATGAGCCTTTTGACGCATGGCTGAAGAAAAACAATCTCATTGGCATTTCTGGCATCGATACCCGCGCTCTGACCGTCCGCATCCGTGATGGCGGCGCGCCCAATGGCGTTATTTGCCATGCGCCGGACGGCGTGTTTGATCTGGATGCGTTGAAGAAAGAAGCTGCCTCGTGGGCGGGGTTAGACGGGATGGATCTGGCGTTAGAGGTGACGTGTTCGCAGAGCCATGAATGGGAAAGTGGAATATGGGGTCAGGAAGAAACGGCCCCCTCTCTTCACGTTGTCGCCATCGACTATGGTGCGAAGCAGAACATTTTGCGCTGCCTTGTCAGTGCGGGCTGCCGCGTGACGGTGGTTCCAGCGCAAACCTCTTTTGAGGCCATTGCGGCGCTGAATCCCGATGGCGTGTTTCTCTCTAACGGGCCGGGCGATCCAGCGGCGACAGGCGTTTATGCGGTTCCCGTGATCCGCGACGTTTTGGCGGCGGGCATACCGCTTTTTGGCATTTGCCTTGGCCACCAAATGCTGGGGCTGGCTCTTGGCGGACGCACGACCAAGATGCCACGCGGTCATCGCGGCGCGAACCATCCGGTCAAGGATTTGCAGACAGGTAAGGTTGAGATCACCAGCCAAAACCACGGCTTCATGGTGATTCCCGAAACGCTCCCCGCCAATGCCGAAGTCACGCATGTGAGTTTATTTGACGGCAGCAATGAAGGATTGCGTTTGAAAGACAAGCCAGCGTTTTCCGTTCAATACCATCCCGAAGCGTCTCCGGGTCCGCATGATAGTCATTACTTGTTTGAGAGATTTGTGGAGATGATGAAGAATGCCTAA
- a CDS encoding GatB/YqeY domain-containing protein, translating to MLREELTEAMKTAMRAKDDKALGTIRMVLAKLKDLDIAARPSGNTTGITDDQILSMMQGMIKQRRESITLYQKGGRQDLVDQESAEITVIEKFLPQQMDEAATKDAVAKAIAAVGATSIKDMGKVMGELKKTYTGQMDFAAAGVVVKGLLGG from the coding sequence ATGCTGCGCGAAGAACTGACAGAAGCCATGAAAACCGCCATGCGGGCCAAGGATGACAAGGCGCTGGGGACCATTCGCATGGTGCTGGCCAAACTGAAAGACCTCGATATTGCGGCGCGGCCTTCGGGCAATACCACGGGAATCACCGATGACCAGATCCTGTCCATGATGCAAGGCATGATCAAGCAACGCCGCGAATCGATCACCCTTTACCAAAAAGGGGGTCGCCAAGACCTTGTTGATCAAGAATCGGCTGAAATCACCGTCATCGAGAAATTCTTGCCGCAGCAAATGGACGAAGCAGCCACTAAGGACGCTGTGGCTAAGGCCATCGCCGCCGTCGGCGCAACGTCCATCAAGGATATGGGCAAAGTGATGGGCGAGCTGAAGAAAACCTATACCGGCCAGATGGACTTCGCCGCAGCGGGCGTCGTTGTGAAGGGTTTACTGGGGGGCTAA
- a CDS encoding ferritin-like domain-containing protein, whose protein sequence is MGTRGREIVGQNVDHILTLLNKAYASEWLAYYQYWLGAKLIKGPMKGEVAAELTLHATEELTHATLLAGRIIQLGGTPVLTPEGWAKESPCAYDAPADPYVAVLLDQNIAGEQCAISAYKGLMEATKDVDMVTYNLALTILEQEIEHEEDLQSLREDLDLMVQRGAK, encoded by the coding sequence ATGGGCACACGCGGACGCGAGATCGTTGGGCAAAACGTCGATCATATCCTCACCCTTCTTAATAAGGCTTATGCCAGCGAGTGGCTGGCCTATTACCAGTATTGGCTGGGCGCGAAGCTTATCAAAGGACCCATGAAGGGCGAAGTCGCGGCTGAGCTGACCCTTCATGCCACCGAAGAGCTCACCCACGCGACGCTTTTGGCGGGTCGTATCATTCAGCTTGGCGGCACGCCTGTGCTGACTCCCGAAGGCTGGGCGAAGGAAAGTCCCTGCGCCTATGACGCGCCCGCCGATCCCTATGTCGCCGTGTTGCTGGATCAAAACATCGCGGGCGAGCAGTGCGCCATTTCCGCCTATAAGGGGCTGATGGAGGCGACAAAAGACGTCGATATGGTCACGTACAATCTGGCCCTCACGATCCTTGAGCAAGAGATTGAGCATGAGGAAGACCTGCAAAGCCTTCGCGAGGATCTGGATTTGATGGTTCAGCGCGGCGCGAAGTAG